From Sphingomonas bisphenolicum, one genomic window encodes:
- a CDS encoding GspH/FimT family pseudopilin, translating to MVVLTIIGFISAAVVLAIPDPRGRVIEDADRFAARVAAARDEAVVTARPMGLWVSASGYGFQRREGGQWTPLEDKPFVTANWKSGTRALVGKDGRQQIAFDGTGLPTDPLTVTLAGEGERVSVTVDMAGKVIVGG from the coding sequence ATGGTCGTGCTGACGATCATCGGCTTCATTTCGGCTGCCGTCGTGCTCGCCATCCCCGATCCGCGCGGACGCGTGATCGAGGATGCCGACCGCTTCGCCGCGCGCGTTGCCGCCGCGCGCGACGAAGCGGTCGTGACCGCGCGCCCGATGGGCCTGTGGGTGTCGGCATCCGGCTATGGCTTCCAGCGTCGCGAGGGAGGGCAATGGACGCCGCTGGAGGACAAGCCCTTCGTTACCGCCAATTGGAAGAGCGGCACCCGCGCTCTGGTGGGCAAGGATGGCCGCCAGCAGATCGCCTTCGACGGCACCGGCCTGCCCACCGATCCGCTGACCGTCACCCTGGCGGGCGAAGGCGAACGGGTGTCGGTGACCGTCGACATGGCGGGGAAGGTCATCGTCGGTGGGTAA
- the gspI gene encoding type II secretion system minor pseudopilin GspI, giving the protein MLVALAVFSLAALALVRLQGVTLRTAADLDSKALGQIVARNLMVDVQTDPLPPSVGEEAGDVDNGGRRWHWSRTVKPTDDRRLLQVDLTVDGQPGASPVVLSFVRTVE; this is encoded by the coding sequence ATGCTGGTCGCGCTGGCGGTGTTCAGCCTCGCTGCGCTGGCACTGGTGCGGTTGCAGGGCGTAACGCTGCGCACCGCCGCCGATCTCGACAGCAAGGCGCTGGGCCAGATCGTCGCGCGCAACCTGATGGTCGACGTGCAGACCGATCCGCTCCCACCATCGGTGGGCGAGGAGGCTGGCGATGTCGACAATGGCGGGCGGCGCTGGCACTGGAGCCGGACCGTCAAGCCGACCGACGACCGGCGGCTGTTGCAGGTCGACCTGACCGTCGATGGGCAGCCGGGTGCATCGCCGGTGGTGCTCAGCTTCGTGCGGACGGTCGAGTGA
- the gspJ gene encoding type II secretion system minor pseudopilin GspJ: MARFQPPFEREDGFTLSWRSAEHGFTLIELLVALMIFALLAGAGVLLLGNSVSAQAQIKARLDDMAAVQRAGGALAGDLGQAVPRITRTEAGTLAPAFWAHQDGESQPVMQFVRGGWDNLGELPRPSLQKVEYWVRQGRLERRTYAQLDGAAGDDPAALLENVEAVVLRFRDAQGKWREDWTPTQPDLLPRAVEMTVTRTGEPRVMLRFMVAPGPVEKLEVAAGA, from the coding sequence ATGGCGCGCTTCCAACCTCCGTTCGAGCGTGAGGACGGCTTCACGCTTTCCTGGCGTTCCGCCGAACACGGCTTCACGCTGATCGAGCTGCTCGTCGCCCTGATGATTTTTGCCCTGCTGGCGGGGGCGGGTGTGCTGCTGTTGGGCAACAGCGTTTCGGCGCAGGCGCAAATCAAGGCGCGGCTGGACGATATGGCGGCGGTGCAGCGCGCGGGCGGGGCGCTGGCCGGCGACCTGGGGCAGGCGGTGCCGCGTATCACGCGGACCGAGGCCGGCACCCTGGCGCCCGCCTTCTGGGCCCATCAGGACGGCGAGAGCCAGCCGGTGATGCAGTTCGTGCGCGGTGGATGGGACAATCTGGGCGAGTTGCCCCGGCCATCCTTGCAGAAGGTCGAATATTGGGTGCGGCAGGGGCGGCTGGAACGACGCACTTACGCCCAGCTCGACGGCGCGGCGGGCGACGATCCGGCTGCGCTGCTGGAGAATGTCGAGGCGGTCGTGCTGCGCTTTCGGGACGCGCAGGGCAAATGGCGGGAGGATTGGACCCCGACCCAGCCCGACCTGTTGCCCCGTGCGGTCGAAATGACGGTGACGCGCACCGGCGAACCGCGGGTCATGCTGCGCTTTATGGTCGCGCCCGGCCCGGTGGAAAAGCTGGAGGTCGCGGCCGGTGCCTGA
- the gspK gene encoding type II secretion system minor pseudopilin GspK: MPDPLSSVPPYTASRGTKNERGAALLTVLLLVAVMAVVAATALERVALATRMTGNGGAVDQGRAYADAATEMARLRIADLTESNPARITLAGGWMGTPQSLPVPGGIATARVTDAGNCFNLNSVVSGESETSLKVRPIGVGQFQGLLQALGVDARQAQAAAASLADWIDTDSAPQPGGAEDETYARMERPYRAANRMMVDASELRAVSGISPAIYALARPWICALPVTTLSPININTLLPDQAPLFAMLMPGQLSVGQARQLLAQRPADGYGSTVQFWALPSLAGLSPMTEVQEQVKLTTGFFGVDVSVDVGGTQVVERALIDARQSPATLVRRSWGAGA, translated from the coding sequence GTGCCTGATCCTCTTTCGAGCGTTCCGCCGTACACGGCTTCACGGGGCACCAAAAACGAACGGGGTGCCGCGTTGCTGACCGTGCTGCTGCTGGTAGCGGTCATGGCCGTGGTCGCCGCGACCGCGCTGGAGCGGGTCGCACTGGCGACGCGGATGACCGGCAATGGCGGCGCCGTGGACCAGGGCCGCGCCTATGCCGATGCCGCGACGGAAATGGCCCGGCTGCGCATCGCCGACCTGACCGAATCGAACCCGGCCAGGATCACGCTGGCGGGCGGATGGATGGGCACGCCGCAGAGCCTGCCGGTGCCGGGGGGTATCGCGACCGCGCGGGTGACGGACGCGGGCAATTGCTTCAACCTCAACAGCGTCGTCAGCGGCGAGAGCGAAACAAGCCTGAAGGTGCGGCCGATCGGCGTCGGCCAGTTTCAGGGTTTGTTGCAGGCGCTGGGCGTGGATGCGCGACAGGCGCAGGCCGCGGCGGCGAGCCTGGCCGACTGGATCGACACCGACAGTGCGCCCCAACCCGGCGGGGCCGAGGATGAGACCTATGCGCGGATGGAGCGGCCCTATCGCGCTGCCAACCGCATGATGGTGGATGCCAGCGAATTGCGCGCAGTCAGCGGGATCAGCCCCGCCATCTACGCGCTGGCGCGGCCATGGATTTGCGCCCTGCCGGTCACGACGCTGTCGCCGATCAATATCAATACGCTGTTGCCCGATCAGGCGCCGTTGTTCGCGATGCTGATGCCAGGACAATTGAGCGTCGGCCAGGCACGGCAACTGCTGGCGCAGCGGCCAGCGGACGGCTACGGCAGCACGGTGCAATTCTGGGCCTTGCCTTCGCTTGCCGGGCTTTCGCCGATGACCGAGGTGCAGGAACAGGTGAAATTGACGACGGGATTTTTCGGAGTGGACGTGTCGGTGGATGTCGGGGGAACGCAGGTGGTGGAGCGGGCACTGATCGATGCGCGGCAAAGCCCGGCGACGCTGGTGCGTCGCAGCTGGGGAGCGGGGGCATGA
- the gspL gene encoding type II secretion system protein GspL: MSSRDALIVILPEAAGAEPHWMRVVDGALIQSGMGANWLAACGIAALPDQARVMLVPPAALVTLYWTDYPDLPVRQGRAAARLAALAGGLVPSDQLFAATDANEDPARPHIVAVASRADMQHWLLWAQHHGLDPDIIVPAPLLLPEPEPECGFTRGLIAGDMVLRGVDMALTGDMALPALIANAPIIEVSPGLIEGRAIAALDAPPLDLRQGDFAKRVRRALDRRMIGRIALWSGLILFVSLAIALIGIAKQHMEASRLDRESLALAQQVTPGATDAVQALTEMEGKLAARGAGGRAFTAPVAGLLAAMQDAPGVALTSLSRDPDGMVRATLAAAKADDINIVLLALQAAGFTITATPSQEPGGRTLADITVRS; the protein is encoded by the coding sequence ATGAGCAGTCGCGACGCCCTGATCGTCATCCTGCCCGAAGCGGCGGGCGCGGAACCCCATTGGATGCGGGTGGTGGACGGCGCGCTGATCCAGTCGGGCATGGGCGCCAACTGGCTGGCGGCTTGCGGCATCGCCGCGCTGCCCGATCAGGCGCGGGTCATGCTGGTGCCGCCGGCGGCGCTGGTGACGTTGTATTGGACGGACTATCCCGACCTGCCGGTGCGGCAGGGGCGCGCGGCGGCACGGCTGGCGGCACTCGCCGGTGGGCTTGTCCCGTCCGACCAGTTGTTCGCCGCAACCGATGCCAATGAAGACCCCGCCCGCCCGCATATCGTCGCGGTTGCGAGCCGCGCCGACATGCAGCACTGGCTGCTTTGGGCGCAGCATCACGGGCTGGACCCCGACATCATCGTGCCGGCGCCGCTGCTGTTGCCGGAGCCGGAACCGGAGTGCGGCTTTACCCGCGGCCTGATAGCCGGCGACATGGTGTTGCGCGGCGTTGACATGGCGCTCACCGGCGATATGGCGTTGCCGGCACTGATCGCCAACGCGCCGATCATCGAGGTGTCGCCGGGGTTGATCGAAGGGCGGGCGATCGCCGCGCTGGACGCGCCGCCGCTTGATCTGCGGCAGGGTGATTTCGCCAAGCGCGTCCGCCGCGCGCTGGACCGTCGCATGATCGGCCGCATCGCGCTGTGGAGCGGGCTGATCCTGTTCGTGAGCCTCGCCATCGCCCTGATCGGCATCGCCAAGCAGCATATGGAAGCGAGCCGACTGGACCGCGAAAGCCTGGCGCTGGCGCAGCAGGTGACGCCCGGCGCCACCGACGCGGTGCAGGCACTGACGGAAATGGAGGGCAAGCTGGCTGCGCGGGGCGCGGGCGGGCGCGCTTTCACCGCGCCGGTGGCCGGATTGCTGGCGGCGATGCAGGATGCGCCGGGCGTCGCGCTGACCAGCCTATCGCGCGATCCCGACGGCATGGTCCGGGCCACCCTGGCCGCGGCCAAGGCGGACGACATCAACATCGTGCTGCTGGCGTTGCAGGCGGCCGGTTTCACGATCACAGCGACCCCGTCCCAGGAACCGGGCGGACGAACGCTGGCAGATATCACGGTGCGGTCATGA
- a CDS encoding type II secretion system protein M: protein MMERLGTYWAERSTREQWMLGVMFALLAVVILWFGVAMPLDRAQRSARDTLNEATDRNAAVRVAVKQLKALPRNAVVTGPVAPVDQFVSQSAGEAGLTLERAQAQGGDRIDIAIASVRPVALFSWLAALEAQGIRVDTMSARPSPTAGSVSVQAVLVRGEGQ from the coding sequence ATGATGGAACGGTTGGGCACATATTGGGCGGAACGCTCGACCCGCGAGCAATGGATGCTGGGCGTCATGTTCGCGCTGCTGGCGGTCGTGATCCTGTGGTTTGGCGTCGCCATGCCGCTCGACCGGGCGCAGCGCAGCGCGCGCGATACGCTCAATGAGGCGACTGACCGCAATGCGGCGGTGCGCGTCGCGGTGAAGCAGCTCAAGGCTTTGCCGCGCAACGCCGTCGTCACAGGACCGGTCGCGCCGGTCGACCAGTTCGTCAGCCAGAGCGCGGGCGAGGCCGGGCTGACGCTGGAACGGGCGCAGGCACAGGGCGGCGACCGGATCGACATCGCTATCGCTTCGGTGCGGCCGGTCGCGCTCTTTTCCTGGCTCGCCGCGCTGGAGGCGCAGGGCATCCGGGTGGACACGATGAGCGCGCGGCCATCGCCCACGGCGGGCAGCGTCTCGGTACAGGCGGTGTTGGTGCGGGGAGAGGGACAATGA
- the gspN gene encoding type II secretion system protein N yields MMGLSLSRRMRIILVVTLALGLLLFLPMRVALGLAGLERLGIAAREVRGTVWSGRIDQLMLGNMPLGSVRAGLSPVALLVGHARFDIARTKGLADDVQGALTVGFGRIGVDDVTGAVPLGRTFAPLPVGSLMLEDVSAYYTGDRCGHAEGRVRARMAGQFPGLNLTQGLSGVVSCDGDALLLPLVSQSGLEKITLRIWRSGRYAAEMRVETADPTLAATLGQAGFAGVGNAQLLKVEGTL; encoded by the coding sequence ATGATGGGCCTGTCCCTGTCACGCCGGATGCGGATCATCCTGGTCGTAACGCTGGCGCTGGGACTGCTGCTGTTCCTGCCGATGCGAGTCGCGCTGGGCCTGGCCGGGCTGGAGCGGCTGGGCATTGCGGCGCGGGAAGTGCGCGGAACGGTGTGGAGCGGGCGGATCGACCAGCTCATGCTCGGCAATATGCCGCTTGGCAGCGTGCGGGCCGGGTTGTCGCCCGTCGCCCTGCTCGTGGGGCATGCGCGATTCGATATCGCGCGGACCAAGGGGCTGGCGGATGACGTTCAGGGCGCCTTGACGGTCGGTTTCGGCCGCATCGGTGTGGACGACGTCACCGGCGCGGTGCCGCTTGGTCGCACCTTCGCGCCGCTGCCGGTCGGCAGCCTGATGCTGGAGGATGTCAGCGCTTATTATACGGGCGATCGCTGCGGCCATGCCGAAGGCCGGGTGCGGGCGCGGATGGCGGGGCAATTTCCCGGCCTGAACCTGACGCAAGGCCTGTCGGGCGTCGTCAGTTGCGACGGCGACGCGCTGCTGCTGCCGCTGGTCAGCCAGTCGGGCTTGGAGAAGATCACTCTGCGTATCTGGCGATCAGGGCGCTATGCGGCCGAAATGCGCGTCGAAACCGCTGATCCGACGCTGGCGGCGACTTTGGGCCAGGCCGGTTTCGCCGGTGTCGGCAACGCCCAGTTGCTGAAGGTCGAAGGGACGTTGTGA
- a CDS encoding prepilin peptidase, which produces MIQPIAALAGALVGAILGSFLATLILRWPQGRGVVGGRSACDGCGRTLAVRDLIPLLSALVQRGRCRTCGAHIDPLHGRVEAGCAIIGALATGGMPDLGGVGWALLGWTLLTLAILDWRHFWLPDALTLTLAFLGLTIGMWATDVILMDRVIGAAIGYGILLAISLGYRALRGRDGLGLGDAKLLGALGAWFGWQALPFILLIASMLGLVVMLVSGRVKSRTAQAPLGTFLALAALPAWIIVLRLF; this is translated from the coding sequence GTGATCCAGCCGATCGCGGCGCTGGCCGGCGCGCTGGTCGGCGCAATCCTGGGCAGCTTTCTCGCCACGCTGATCCTGCGCTGGCCGCAGGGGCGGGGCGTGGTCGGCGGCCGATCGGCCTGCGACGGCTGCGGCCGGACCCTGGCGGTGCGCGACCTGATTCCGTTGTTGAGTGCGCTGGTCCAGCGAGGGCGTTGTCGTACTTGCGGCGCACATATCGACCCGCTGCATGGGCGGGTGGAGGCGGGATGCGCGATCATCGGCGCACTGGCGACCGGCGGGATGCCGGATTTGGGGGGCGTAGGCTGGGCGCTGCTCGGCTGGACGCTGCTGACGCTGGCGATCCTGGATTGGCGGCATTTCTGGCTGCCAGATGCGCTAACCCTGACACTGGCCTTTCTGGGCCTTACCATCGGCATGTGGGCGACTGACGTCATCCTGATGGATCGCGTCATCGGCGCGGCGATCGGCTATGGTATATTGCTGGCCATATCGCTGGGCTATCGGGCGCTGCGCGGGCGCGATGGCCTGGGCCTGGGCGATGCCAAGCTGCTCGGTGCGCTTGGCGCATGGTTTGGCTGGCAGGCGCTGCCTTTCATCCTGCTGATCGCATCGATGCTGGGGCTGGTGGTGATGCTCGTCAGCGGACGGGTGAAGAGCCGGACCGCGCAAGCGCCGCTCGGCACCTTTCTGGCGCTGGCTGCCTTGCCGGCGTGGATCATCGTCCTGCGACTATTTTAA
- a CDS encoding M20/M25/M40 family metallo-hydrolase, translated as MQKIRSGTLAALLLGSIFTPPLALAAPTDSAAIREAALKDDVAFDFTEGLTTEVGPRPAGTPQEARAREWAVAKLKALGFSNVRAELYTMPVWVRGHEEARILSPFPQNLVLAALGNSGSTSDKGIEGEIVYFPSIADLDAAPAAMLKGKIAFVDHGMKATQDGSSYGYFGAARRQGPSIASKKGAIAILIRSIGTDHHRVPHTGVQMWADGVTPIPAAALSVPDAEQLARVIKRGQPVTVHLTLTSKMLKDQPSGNVIAEIPGSDPAAGVVVAACHLDSWDQGTGAIDDATGCGIAAASALQVAKAGQPRRTIRVLMAGAEEVGGDGARAYYKAHGEQKHALAIESDFGADRIWRVDFKLPQGHEALAKRIATALAPLGVGASTQEAGGGADIAPLVKAGVPVIDLQQDGTRYFDLHHTPDDTLDKVDPDQLRQNVAAWTVTLDAVANASESMGVN; from the coding sequence ATGCAGAAAATCCGATCGGGCACGCTGGCCGCCCTTCTCCTTGGCAGCATTTTCACCCCGCCCCTCGCCCTGGCCGCACCCACCGACAGCGCCGCGATTCGCGAAGCGGCGCTGAAGGACGATGTCGCCTTCGACTTTACCGAAGGGTTGACGACCGAGGTCGGCCCGCGCCCGGCCGGGACGCCACAGGAGGCCCGTGCGCGCGAATGGGCGGTAGCGAAGCTCAAGGCGCTCGGCTTTTCCAATGTCCGCGCGGAACTTTATACTATGCCGGTGTGGGTGCGCGGACATGAAGAGGCGCGCATCCTCTCGCCCTTCCCGCAAAATCTGGTGTTGGCGGCGCTCGGCAACAGCGGGTCGACCAGCGACAAGGGGATAGAGGGCGAAATCGTCTATTTCCCTAGCATCGCCGATCTGGACGCCGCGCCTGCCGCCATGCTGAAGGGCAAGATCGCCTTTGTCGATCATGGCATGAAGGCGACGCAGGACGGCTCTTCCTATGGTTATTTCGGTGCGGCGCGGCGGCAGGGACCGAGCATCGCGTCGAAAAAGGGCGCAATCGCGATCCTCATTCGCTCGATCGGCACCGATCATCATCGCGTGCCGCATACCGGCGTGCAGATGTGGGCGGACGGCGTCACGCCGATCCCGGCGGCAGCGCTGAGCGTGCCGGATGCCGAACAGCTCGCCCGCGTGATCAAGCGCGGCCAGCCGGTGACGGTGCATCTGACGCTGACGTCGAAGATGCTGAAGGATCAGCCGTCCGGCAACGTCATCGCCGAAATTCCCGGCAGCGATCCGGCGGCGGGCGTGGTCGTGGCCGCCTGTCATCTCGATAGCTGGGACCAGGGCACGGGCGCGATCGATGACGCGACCGGCTGCGGCATCGCAGCGGCCTCGGCATTGCAAGTCGCCAAGGCAGGCCAGCCCCGCCGCACCATCCGCGTGCTGATGGCCGGCGCGGAGGAAGTCGGCGGCGACGGCGCCCGCGCTTATTATAAGGCTCATGGAGAGCAAAAACATGCGCTCGCGATCGAATCGGATTTTGGGGCCGACCGCATCTGGCGCGTTGATTTCAAACTGCCGCAGGGACATGAGGCGCTGGCGAAGCGCATTGCCACTGCGCTCGCGCCGCTTGGCGTGGGCGCCAGCACCCAAGAAGCGGGCGGCGGCGCCGATATCGCGCCGCTGGTGAAGGCCGGGGTGCCGGTGATCGATCTTCAGCAGGACGGCACGCGCTATTTCGACCTGCACCACACGCCCGACGATACGCTGGACAAGGTCGATCCGGACCAGTTGCGGCAGAATGTCGCGGCCTGGACGGTGACGCTCGATGCGGTGGCCAATGCATCAGAATCCATGGGCGTTAACTGA
- the ettA gene encoding energy-dependent translational throttle protein EttA, with amino-acid sequence MSASSQYAYVMKSMTKTFPGAAKPVLSNINLQFYRGSKIGIVGPNGAGKSTLIKIMAGIDTDFSGEAWPGENITVGYLPQEPQLDPNKTVLENVKDGARETADKLDRFNEISAIMGDPPEDVDFDALMEEMGTLQEQIDAVDGWSLDSQLELAMEALRCPPSDWSVESLSGGEKRRIALTRLLIQKPDILLLDEPTNHLDAESVTWLENHLKEYAGSVLMITHDRYFLDNVVGWILELDRGKYFPYEGNYSTYLEKKSKRLEQEDREATGRQKAINDELEWIRQGTKGRQTKSKARIKKFEELVAGQNNRSPGKAQIVIQVPERLGGKVIEFKGITKAFGDKLLFEDLSFLLPPGGIVGVIGPNGAGKSTLFKLITGQETPDAGEIDIGTTVRLGFVDQSRDHLDGSKNVWEEVSDGLDYVKVNGHDMSTRAYVGAFNFKGQDQQKNVGKLSGGERNRVHIAKMLKRGGNVLLLDEPTNDLDVETLGALEEAIENFAGCAVVISHDRFFLDRLATHILAFEGNSHVEWFEGNFEAYEEDKRRRLGDAADRPTALAYKKLTR; translated from the coding sequence ATGTCCGCCTCCTCGCAATATGCCTATGTCATGAAGAGCATGACGAAGACCTTCCCCGGCGCGGCCAAGCCGGTGCTGAGCAACATCAACCTGCAATTCTACCGCGGCTCGAAGATCGGCATCGTCGGTCCCAACGGCGCGGGCAAATCCACTCTCATCAAGATCATGGCGGGGATCGACACCGATTTTTCCGGTGAAGCCTGGCCGGGCGAGAATATCACGGTCGGCTACCTGCCGCAGGAGCCGCAACTCGATCCCAACAAGACCGTGCTGGAAAACGTCAAGGACGGCGCGCGCGAAACCGCGGACAAGCTGGACCGCTTCAACGAGATCAGCGCCATCATGGGCGACCCGCCGGAAGACGTCGATTTCGACGCGCTGATGGAGGAAATGGGCACGCTCCAGGAGCAGATCGACGCCGTCGATGGCTGGTCGCTCGACAGCCAGCTGGAACTGGCGATGGAGGCGTTGCGCTGCCCGCCCTCGGACTGGTCGGTGGAAAGCCTGTCGGGCGGTGAAAAGCGCCGCATCGCGCTAACTCGCCTGCTGATCCAGAAGCCGGATATTCTGCTGCTCGACGAACCGACCAACCATCTCGACGCCGAAAGCGTCACCTGGCTGGAAAATCATCTCAAGGAATATGCCGGGTCGGTGCTGATGATCACCCATGACCGCTATTTCCTCGACAATGTCGTGGGCTGGATTCTGGAACTCGATCGCGGAAAATATTTCCCTTACGAAGGCAACTACTCCACCTATCTGGAGAAGAAGTCCAAGCGACTGGAGCAGGAAGACCGCGAGGCGACCGGCCGCCAGAAGGCGATCAACGACGAACTGGAATGGATCAGGCAGGGCACCAAGGGCCGCCAGACCAAGTCCAAGGCGCGTATCAAGAAATTCGAGGAACTGGTCGCGGGCCAGAATAACCGCTCGCCCGGCAAGGCGCAGATCGTCATCCAGGTGCCCGAGCGTCTGGGCGGCAAGGTGATCGAGTTCAAGGGCATCACCAAGGCATTCGGCGACAAGCTGCTGTTCGAGGATCTGTCCTTCCTGCTGCCGCCGGGCGGCATCGTCGGCGTGATCGGCCCGAACGGCGCGGGCAAGTCCACCCTGTTCAAGCTCATCACCGGCCAGGAAACCCCGGACGCAGGCGAGATCGACATCGGCACGACCGTCCGCCTGGGCTTTGTCGACCAGAGCCGCGATCATCTCGACGGGTCGAAGAACGTCTGGGAGGAAGTGTCCGATGGTCTCGACTATGTGAAGGTCAATGGCCACGACATGTCGACGCGCGCCTATGTCGGCGCCTTCAACTTCAAGGGGCAGGACCAGCAGAAGAATGTCGGCAAGCTGTCGGGCGGCGAACGCAACCGCGTCCACATCGCCAAGATGCTGAAGCGCGGCGGCAACGTGCTGCTGCTCGACGAACCGACCAACGATCTGGACGTCGAAACGCTGGGCGCGCTGGAAGAAGCGATCGAAAATTTCGCGGGCTGCGCCGTGGTCATCAGCCATGATCGCTTCTTCCTCGATCGCCTCGCCACCCACATCCTGGCGTTCGAAGGCAACAGCCATGTCGAATGGTTCGAGGGCAATTTCGAAGCCTATGAGGAAGACAAGCGCCGCCGCCTGGGCGACGCCGCCGATCGCCCGACCGCGCTGGCCTATAAGAAGCTGACGCGCTGA
- a CDS encoding cytochrome-c peroxidase translates to MRVGIAGIIGAVVLASGAMGARADWRWPSFPAGVSAPALPAENGMSAAKVALGRRLFYDRALSHDGSMACADCHQQARGFTDGLPTHVGVTGDMGVRNVPGLANVAWRSGLTWTDAGITTLEAQAMVPMTGTKPVEMGMAGRDGDLAARLDADPCYRRMFAQAFPGAKGAADFARVTAALGAFQRTMISFGSAYDRGALPPLAAKGAAQFKASGCASCHSGPDLTDGKVHYVGTAAPRESDDPAYGGKPPPPGFEPPPEQFRTPSLRNVAVTGPWLHDGKADSIDGAIRRHAAAHLTGIDMPALLAFLDALTDRDFLKNPALGPPPVGCPVPT, encoded by the coding sequence ATGCGGGTTGGCATAGCAGGGATCATCGGCGCGGTCGTGCTGGCGTCCGGCGCGATGGGCGCGCGGGCGGACTGGCGCTGGCCCAGCTTTCCGGCAGGAGTAAGCGCCCCCGCCCTGCCCGCCGAAAATGGCATGAGCGCGGCCAAGGTCGCGCTGGGCCGCCGCCTCTTCTACGATCGCGCGCTGTCGCATGACGGCAGCATGGCCTGCGCCGATTGCCACCAACAGGCGCGCGGCTTTACCGATGGCCTGCCCACCCATGTCGGCGTGACCGGCGACATGGGCGTGCGCAACGTGCCAGGGCTGGCCAATGTGGCCTGGCGCAGCGGCCTGACCTGGACCGATGCGGGGATCACCACGCTGGAGGCGCAGGCGATGGTGCCGATGACCGGGACCAAGCCGGTGGAAATGGGCATGGCCGGCCGCGATGGCGACCTGGCCGCGCGGCTGGACGCCGATCCCTGCTATCGCCGGATGTTCGCGCAAGCCTTTCCCGGCGCAAAGGGGGCCGCGGATTTCGCCAGGGTGACGGCGGCGCTGGGCGCGTTCCAGCGTACCATGATCTCGTTCGGCAGCGCCTATGATCGCGGCGCCCTGCCCCCGCTGGCCGCCAAAGGTGCGGCGCAGTTCAAGGCGTCGGGCTGCGCTTCCTGCCATAGCGGCCCGGACCTGACCGATGGCAAGGTCCATTATGTTGGCACGGCAGCGCCCCGCGAATCGGACGATCCGGCCTATGGCGGCAAACCGCCGCCCCCAGGTTTCGAGCCGCCGCCCGAACAGTTCCGCACCCCATCGCTGCGCAATGTCGCGGTTACCGGGCCATGGCTGCACGATGGCAAGGCCGACAGCATCGACGGCGCGATTCGCCGCCATGCCGCCGCGCATCTGACCGGCATCGACATGCCCGCGCTGCTGGCGTTCCTTGATGCGCTGACCGATCGCGATTTCCTGAAGAATCCGGCGCTGGGGCCACCGCCTGTCGGCTGCCCTGTACCGACCTGA
- a CDS encoding acylphosphatase — translation MSQVARHLMIHGRVQGVWYRAWTVETARGLGLAGWVRNRADGCVEALVEGEAAVVARFIVLAHDGPPAAKVARIDVVEVGGEGLSGFEKRGTL, via the coding sequence ATGTCCCAGGTGGCGCGGCACCTGATGATCCATGGTCGGGTCCAGGGCGTGTGGTATCGCGCCTGGACGGTCGAAACGGCGCGCGGGCTGGGATTGGCCGGCTGGGTCCGTAACCGCGCAGACGGCTGCGTTGAGGCGCTGGTGGAGGGCGAGGCGGCGGTGGTGGCGCGGTTTATTGTGCTGGCGCACGATGGGCCACCAGCGGCTAAGGTGGCGCGGATTGATGTCGTCGAGGTGGGGGGCGAGGGGCTGAGCGGGTTCGAGAAGCGGGGGACGCTTTGA